Genomic window (Polycladomyces subterraneus):
TATACCATCGGTACAATGATCGAAGTGCCGCGGGCAGCGCTGACGGCCGATCAGATCGCCGAGGAAGCGGACTTCTTCTCCTTCGGTACCAACGACTTGACGCAAACGACGTTCGGTTACAGCCGTGACGATGCCGAAGGCAAATTCCTGCATCAGTATGTGGACCAAAAAATCTTACCCGATAATCCCTTCATCACCCTTGACACCGAAGGGGTGGGCAAGCTGGTTTCCATGGGCGTCCAGCTGGGCCGCCAGACTAAACCTGATCTGAAAACGGGAATCTGCGGTGAGCACGGCGGTGAAAAGCGTTCCATTCAATTCTGCCATGACACCGGACTGAATTACGTCAGCTGTTCACCGTTCCGGGTTCCTTTGGCCCGTCTGGCCGCTGCGCAAGCTGCTTTGTCGGCGGAGCGCTCCTGATACAAGAAGCGTGTGGTTGGTACCACACCCCCTAGACCCTTCGAAGTAGGAAAGGGGAATCCCAATCGTCCGTCCTACGATGTTTGGTTGTCTGTCATAGGGGAATAGAATTACTGAAGACAAAAGGCCCGTCCTGACATGTTCGCGGGCCTTTTGTCATCCGTATCAGATAATAATGATTCTAAGATAGAAAAAAAAGAAGATGTCAAGGTTGGGGCAGGATTTTTTCCATTTGTCAGCGTATAATACTACAGGTGTATCATTTTGGATTGATCTTGCAAAATTCGACACAATTTTGTCGATAAAGAAATCCACCAAGGGTATGGAAGGATTCGCGTGCTCTGTGTAGAATAAAGGGATAGGGGGTTGGGCAACGTTTCCTTCTTTTTTTTCCATCCATTTAAACCAAATATTACTATAGGTTATCATTGGGGGTTGTGCAGGATTTTGACGGATTTTGTCGAATACAAAGAGGATGTAAAGGCGCAACCCCTGGTTCTGCTGCAAGGAACGGATCATCTAGACGGGAAAGCGGTGATTTCTTGATGGGACGCATCCCTGACGAAGTCATCGACCAAGTCCGAGAGCATTTTGATATCTTGGACATAGTGGGTCAATATGTGCAACTAAAGCGAAGTGGGCGTAATTATTTCGGTTTATGCCCATTTCACTCAGAAAAAACCCCTTCCTTTTCCGTCGCTCCCGACAAGCAGATTTTTTATTGTTTCGGATGTGGTGCAGGCGGCGATGTGATTAAATTCATGATGGAGATTGAACAGCTCACCTTTATCGAAGCTGTTCGCCATCTGGCCGATCAGGCCGGGATCGCCCTGCCCGAGACGGAGCGGGAGGACCGGCCAGAGGATGACAGGCGCACCCGTTTGCGTCAGGCGTTGGACTTGGCGGCAAGATTGTACCATCACTTGCTGGTGAATACGGATCATGGTCAGCCGGCACGGGCATATCTGGAACGTCGGGGGGTGAGCATGGAGACGATCCGCGAGTTTCAGATCGGATATGCACCTGCCTCTCGGCAATTCCTCCTGTCGTTTCTCAAAGGAAGGGGATATCAGGTGCAGGAGATTGAGGAAGCGGGGCTGATCTCAGTGCGCGAAAACGGGTCCGGTTACTATGACCGGTTCCGTGGACGGATCATGTTTCCCATCCATGACGCGCAAGGTCGTGTGATCGGTTTCGGCGGCAGGCTATTGGGCGAAGGTCGGCCCAAATACCTGAACAGCCCGGAAACACCTGTCTTTCACAAGGGACGTAATCTGTTCAACCTGCACCGTGCCCGTCAAGCGATGCGCAAAGATCAGCAAGCTGTCCTGTTTGAAGGTTACATGGACGTGATCGCTGCTTGGCAGGCTGGGATTCGTTCCGGTGTGGCGTCCCTGGGCACTTCGCTTACGGAGGAGCAAGCCCGTGTGATCCGGCGCAATGCGGAGATGGCCATCATTTGCTACGATGCCGATGATGCCGGTCAATCCGCGGCCGATCGCGGTCTGGAACTACTCCACGAACAAGGGGTTATCGTCAAGGTGGCACAACTGCCGCAAGGGATGGACCCCGACGATTATATCCGTGAACGAGGTGCCGAATCATTTCGCCGGGACGTCATTGGTTCCGCTCTCCCGTTGACTGCGTTCAAACTGGAGCGTTTAAAAAAAGATTTCGATCTCCGGGATGAACCGCAACGGTTGAAATATTTGACGCAGGCACTGGAAGTGGTCGCTGACCTTCCCCTTGCCATCGAGCAGGACCATTATGTCCGTCGTTTGGCAGAAGAGCACCGGTTGTCCCTGGATGCCCTGAAACAAGAGCTCAGGCGCATCCGTCGTCGCAAACAAAGAGAAAACAAAAGGGATAAAGGTCAAACAAAGTGGAATAATGAATATCATAATACCAAACACATGGTCGGTCCAGACAGACGCACTGCTGCGCATGAGGCGGAAAAACAGTTGCTTGCCATGATGATCCGTGACAAGGAAATCGCTATGTATGTACAGGAAGCGATCGGCGCGGACTTTTACGTTGATGAATACCAAGCTATCGTTGCACGCCTGTATGCATATTATGCCGAGGGTTATCCGGCCGATCCGGGACGGTTCTTACATTACGTTAAGGATGCCGAGCTGACATCGTACATCAGTGAACTGGCGATGATGGACATCCCGGACGATATTCCCGGTAAAGCCGTGGACGACTGCATCCGACGCATCCGCCATCATTCCATTCATCTTCAATTATTAGAAATCAAACGTCAGATTGAAGAAGCAGAACGTGCTGGTGACACCGCAAAGGCGGCCCAGTTGGGAATCGAGCTTCTACAACTGGAAAAGAAAAAGAAAATGCTGGCCTGAAGCGGTGAAATCAGGGAAGGAGGGAACTGACATTGGCAAAGGAGCAACATGTTGACACCGAGATGGATCTTTCTTTGGAACAAATGAAGGAACAACTGATCGACCTCGGCAAGAAACGGGGCGTTCTCAGCTATAAAGAGATTATGGAAAAATTGTCCGCCTACGATCAGGACTCCCAACAAATCGATGAATTTTTTGAGCAGTTGGCTGATCAGGGGATCGAAGTGATCAACGAAGACGTTGATGATGATATGGTCTTCGATGATGATGATACGCATCCTGAAGAAGAATATCTGGATGATGATCTGAGTGTGCCTCCGGGCGTCAAAATCAACGACCCGGTTCGGATGTACCTGAAGGAGATCGGACGTGTACCGTTGTTGTCTGCGGAGGAGGAAGTCGAGCTCGCCAAGCGGATCGAACAGGGGGACGAAGAAGCCAAACGGCGCCTCGCCGAGGCCAACCTCCGTCTGGTGGTCAGTATCGCCAAACGGTATGTGGGCCGGGGCATGCTGTTCCTGGATCTGATCCAAGAAGGCAATATGGGTCTGATTAAAGCCGTCGAGAAATTCGACTATCGCAAAGGGTACAAGTTTAGTACTTACGCTACGTGGTGGATTCGCCAAGCGATCACCCGTGCGATTGCCGATCAGGCCCGCACGATCCGAATCCCGGTGCATATGGTCGAAACGATCAACAAA
Coding sequences:
- the dnaG gene encoding DNA primase, whose amino-acid sequence is MGRIPDEVIDQVREHFDILDIVGQYVQLKRSGRNYFGLCPFHSEKTPSFSVAPDKQIFYCFGCGAGGDVIKFMMEIEQLTFIEAVRHLADQAGIALPETEREDRPEDDRRTRLRQALDLAARLYHHLLVNTDHGQPARAYLERRGVSMETIREFQIGYAPASRQFLLSFLKGRGYQVQEIEEAGLISVRENGSGYYDRFRGRIMFPIHDAQGRVIGFGGRLLGEGRPKYLNSPETPVFHKGRNLFNLHRARQAMRKDQQAVLFEGYMDVIAAWQAGIRSGVASLGTSLTEEQARVIRRNAEMAIICYDADDAGQSAADRGLELLHEQGVIVKVAQLPQGMDPDDYIRERGAESFRRDVIGSALPLTAFKLERLKKDFDLRDEPQRLKYLTQALEVVADLPLAIEQDHYVRRLAEEHRLSLDALKQELRRIRRRKQRENKRDKGQTKWNNEYHNTKHMVGPDRRTAAHEAEKQLLAMMIRDKEIAMYVQEAIGADFYVDEYQAIVARLYAYYAEGYPADPGRFLHYVKDAELTSYISELAMMDIPDDIPGKAVDDCIRRIRHHSIHLQLLEIKRQIEEAERAGDTAKAAQLGIELLQLEKKKKMLA
- the rpoD gene encoding RNA polymerase sigma factor RpoD; translation: MDLSLEQMKEQLIDLGKKRGVLSYKEIMEKLSAYDQDSQQIDEFFEQLADQGIEVINEDVDDDMVFDDDDTHPEEEYLDDDLSVPPGVKINDPVRMYLKEIGRVPLLSAEEEVELAKRIEQGDEEAKRRLAEANLRLVVSIAKRYVGRGMLFLDLIQEGNMGLIKAVEKFDYRKGYKFSTYATWWIRQAITRAIADQARTIRIPVHMVETINKLIRVSRQLLQELGREPTPEEIAKEMNLSPEKVREIMKIAQEPVSLETPIGEEDDSHLGDFIPDDDAQAPADAAAYELLKEQLKEVLDTLSEREENVLRLRFGLDDGRTRTLEEVGKVFGVTRERIRQIEAKALRKLRHPSRSKRLKDFLE